In Aliiglaciecola sp. LCG003, a genomic segment contains:
- a CDS encoding acylase: MSTHPISILVLFTSFFLLFSCSSNQHASKDSSSHSSELQQLSQRAQRVEIIRDDYGVPHIYAKTDADAVFGLLYAQAEDDFARIERNYIWAMGRLAEVQGEKALYSDLRARLFMTHAEAKQAYETAPQWLKELCMAFADGLNFYLQTHPEIKPALLEKFEPWMPMYFSEGSIGGDIEQIPLAGIEAFYGQQQDAPQMLIDNESEPSGSNGFSIAGKHTQSGNAMLLINPHTSFYFRPEVHVVSEEGLNAYGAVTWGQFFVYQGFNDKNGWMHTSTYVDFMDEFVEEVVEKDGELLYHYGDELRPLKQSEVTLKYIENGLLKQRTFPMYHSHHGPITHKLHGQWVATKINWDPANALSQSFIRTKTTNLAEFKDMMRIRRNSSNNTVYADADGNIAYFHGNFVPKRSPDFDFSKPVDGTDPKTDWQGLHSIEEIISIENPQNGWLQNTNSTPFSAAGEFSPKAQDYPKYMAPDPENFRAIHAVQMLEKAENLTLDGLIELAYDPYLPAFAVLIPGLIAAFDAAPENQPELKQPIEVLRSWDYRTSSDSVAMSLAHFYATTYFKEGDNPDGFSRMQRMFMYGQNTPVTERLAIFNLAVNQLEQDFGSWKTPWGQINRFQRVSGDIDAKFSDNELSYPVGMASGRWGALAAFGAKATETKRIYGYRGNSFVAVVEFGDKVIAKSLLAGGQSGDPKSKHFDDQIQSYINGKFKPVAYYREDVEKRAVRSYHPGQ, translated from the coding sequence ATGTCTACCCATCCTATTTCAATTTTAGTCTTGTTCACAAGTTTCTTTTTGCTGTTTTCTTGTAGCTCCAATCAACATGCCAGCAAGGATAGCTCGTCGCACAGCAGCGAGCTTCAACAATTAAGCCAGCGCGCGCAACGGGTTGAAATTATCCGTGATGATTATGGTGTGCCGCACATCTACGCCAAAACCGATGCCGATGCTGTTTTTGGTCTTCTATATGCCCAAGCAGAAGACGATTTTGCCCGCATTGAGCGCAACTATATTTGGGCAATGGGTAGGTTGGCCGAAGTACAAGGCGAAAAAGCGCTATATAGCGACTTACGAGCCAGATTATTTATGACTCATGCAGAAGCAAAGCAAGCATATGAAACGGCGCCTCAGTGGCTTAAAGAATTATGTATGGCGTTTGCGGATGGTTTGAATTTTTATCTGCAAACTCACCCAGAGATCAAGCCTGCACTGCTAGAAAAATTCGAACCTTGGATGCCGATGTATTTTTCCGAAGGTTCAATTGGTGGCGATATAGAGCAAATTCCGCTGGCAGGCATCGAAGCGTTCTATGGCCAACAGCAAGACGCGCCGCAAATGTTAATCGACAATGAATCAGAACCTTCAGGTTCAAACGGTTTTAGTATTGCAGGAAAGCATACCCAATCCGGTAATGCGATGTTATTGATCAATCCGCATACTTCATTTTATTTTCGTCCCGAGGTCCATGTGGTCAGCGAGGAAGGCCTTAATGCTTATGGTGCAGTAACTTGGGGGCAGTTCTTTGTTTATCAGGGCTTCAATGACAAAAATGGTTGGATGCATACCTCGACTTATGTTGATTTTATGGATGAGTTTGTCGAGGAGGTGGTTGAAAAAGACGGCGAACTGCTTTATCACTACGGCGATGAACTGCGCCCACTTAAGCAGTCTGAGGTTACCTTAAAGTACATTGAAAATGGGTTACTCAAGCAGCGCACCTTTCCGATGTATCATAGTCATCATGGGCCTATCACGCACAAATTACATGGTCAGTGGGTAGCCACCAAGATTAACTGGGATCCAGCTAATGCGCTATCACAATCCTTTATTCGCACGAAAACGACTAATTTGGCTGAGTTTAAGGACATGATGCGGATCAGACGTAATTCTTCCAATAATACGGTTTATGCCGACGCTGACGGGAATATCGCCTATTTTCACGGTAACTTTGTGCCAAAACGTAGCCCTGATTTTGATTTTTCTAAGCCGGTAGATGGAACTGATCCAAAAACAGACTGGCAGGGCCTGCACAGTATCGAAGAAATTATAAGTATTGAAAACCCGCAAAATGGTTGGCTTCAAAATACAAATTCAACCCCTTTTAGTGCTGCCGGGGAATTTAGTCCTAAAGCGCAGGACTATCCGAAGTATATGGCACCGGATCCTGAAAATTTCAGAGCGATTCATGCCGTTCAAATGCTTGAAAAAGCCGAGAATCTAACTTTGGACGGCTTAATTGAATTGGCCTATGACCCCTATTTACCTGCTTTTGCCGTATTGATACCCGGTTTAATAGCTGCCTTCGATGCTGCTCCCGAGAATCAGCCAGAGCTTAAGCAACCTATCGAAGTGTTACGCTCATGGGATTATCGTACCAGCTCAGATTCTGTGGCCATGTCATTGGCGCATTTTTATGCCACAACGTATTTCAAGGAAGGGGACAATCCTGATGGATTTAGCCGTATGCAAAGAATGTTTATGTATGGTCAAAATACCCCAGTCACTGAGCGTTTAGCTATATTCAATTTGGCAGTTAATCAATTGGAACAAGATTTTGGTAGTTGGAAAACACCTTGGGGTCAGATCAATCGATTTCAGCGCGTTAGTGGTGACATTGATGCGAAATTTAGTGACAACGAATTGAGTTACCCAGTTGGTATGGCTTCAGGGCGCTGGGGAGCATTAGCTGCTTTTGGGGCCAAAGCTACCGAAACCAAACGGATTTACGGGTATCGCGGTAATAGTTTTGTTGCAGTGGTGGAATTTGGTGACAAAGTCATCGCCAAAAGTTTGCTGGCCGGAGGACAAAGTGGCGATCCAAAATCAAAACATTTTGATGATCAGATTCAGTCTTATATTAACGGCAAATTCAAACCTGTTGCCTACTACCGTGAAGATGTTGAAAAACGCGCGGTGAGGTCCTATCACCCAGGCCAATGA
- a CDS encoding PEP-CTERM sorting domain-containing protein, protein MQLHWRARWFVRLPLLPLLDGTGNVTSDVIFGSGNTNSSFTGESQNEIELGLRGKLRYNTLGSPENTFNYDGVKTYTFATTDGVAPVTRSVFNIEWSINVDQFGASNNLSDLTYLLEIGYDPGLGTDFFAFGPINVPYADHSIGTNATANGAGVEAAFGDSVGYLISNNNLAQNSWNLGFFEPAGLDPQTEGMYTINLSAFSANGLQASTSSVVMYRQLAQSLLVSCLCLRGSQA, encoded by the coding sequence TTGCAATTGCACTGGCGAGCACGATGGTTTGTGCGCCTTCCTTTGCTACCATTATTAGATGGTACGGGTAATGTAACTTCAGATGTTATTTTTGGCTCTGGTAACACGAATAGCTCTTTCACTGGAGAGAGTCAAAATGAAATTGAGCTAGGTTTAAGAGGGAAACTTCGATACAACACTCTTGGTAGCCCAGAAAACACCTTTAATTATGACGGTGTCAAAACCTACACTTTTGCTACGACGGATGGCGTAGCCCCAGTGACTCGCTCAGTTTTTAATATTGAGTGGTCAATCAATGTCGATCAATTTGGTGCCTCAAATAACCTTAGTGATCTCACCTACTTGTTAGAGATAGGTTACGATCCAGGGTTAGGTACTGATTTTTTTGCATTTGGTCCAATTAATGTACCTTATGCTGATCATTCTATAGGAACCAATGCCACTGCCAATGGAGCAGGTGTAGAGGCAGCATTTGGTGATAGCGTTGGCTACCTGATTTCAAATAATAATCTAGCGCAAAACTCGTGGAATTTAGGCTTTTTTGAGCCCGCAGGTTTAGATCCACAAACCGAAGGTATGTATACCATCAACTTGAGTGCCTTTTCTGCAAATGGTTTACAAGCATCGACATCATCTGTGGTGATGTACCGGCAGCTGGCTCAGAGCCTTCTAGTTTCTTGCTTATGTTTGCGGGGATCACAGGCTTAG
- a CDS encoding PAS domain-containing methyl-accepting chemotaxis protein, with translation MGKNSQTIVDDEVSLSQSEELVSLTDTRGVIRYANDAFCRVAGFSFEELVGKNHNIVRHPDMPKEAFADMWTKLKSGLPWRGAVKNRCKDGRYYWVDAFVTPVFESGKLTGYQSVRTVLAKNVREQAEKLYAQINSGKTINEPILTRLNVRLFAFGVLSLLLAWGSVYISWLSFLIPFIALGCLYYEVFIVPNELNKLRSEYDSVSRYIFCGTSPLGIVHFRETIHSGRARTILGRTTDGANALLLSAVHLKKASTATRSGIERQTHELHQLAAAMEEMSSTIKDVALNTVQTSDKVDAVHNDCKEATEAMKTTMGSVATLSDEVAESAMSSQELAKEAEQIGAVTQEIQGIADQTNLLALNAAIEAARAGEHGRGFAVVAEEVRALSTRTHNATEQIQTSMGEIQDTLLKWSQKMQRGKDTAQTSLLATQDTLDIINKVYADVSIIADFATQISTAAEEQSLVSQEISRNVVNVNNEAEANLKLAENVAQQSDKISELSETLASMPLSFKQ, from the coding sequence ATGGGCAAAAATAGCCAAACTATCGTAGATGACGAAGTATCATTGTCTCAGTCAGAAGAACTGGTGTCTTTAACTGACACTCGTGGTGTTATTCGATACGCTAATGATGCTTTTTGCCGCGTAGCAGGGTTTAGTTTTGAGGAGCTGGTAGGTAAAAACCATAATATCGTGCGTCACCCTGACATGCCTAAAGAAGCGTTTGCCGATATGTGGACAAAACTTAAATCGGGTTTACCTTGGAGAGGTGCTGTTAAGAATCGATGTAAAGACGGTCGATATTATTGGGTTGACGCGTTTGTCACACCGGTTTTCGAATCTGGAAAACTAACGGGGTATCAGTCTGTGCGCACTGTCTTGGCAAAGAATGTGCGGGAGCAGGCTGAAAAGTTATATGCTCAAATCAATAGTGGCAAAACAATCAATGAACCCATTCTGACAAGGCTCAATGTACGGTTATTTGCTTTTGGGGTTTTATCCTTATTATTGGCTTGGGGGAGTGTGTACATTTCATGGTTAAGTTTTCTGATCCCATTTATAGCATTGGGTTGCCTTTATTATGAAGTGTTCATAGTTCCTAATGAGCTTAATAAATTGCGATCGGAATATGATAGCGTTTCTAGATATATCTTTTGCGGAACATCCCCCCTAGGAATTGTTCATTTCCGTGAAACCATTCATAGTGGCAGAGCCCGCACTATTTTAGGTAGAACAACAGATGGCGCCAATGCACTGCTTCTAAGTGCAGTGCATTTGAAAAAGGCATCGACTGCTACTCGGTCGGGGATTGAGCGTCAAACCCATGAACTTCATCAGCTTGCTGCGGCCATGGAAGAGATGTCGTCGACAATTAAAGATGTTGCTTTGAATACAGTGCAAACGTCTGACAAAGTAGATGCAGTTCACAATGATTGTAAAGAAGCAACTGAGGCGATGAAAACTACTATGGGGTCGGTTGCCACCTTATCCGACGAGGTGGCGGAGTCCGCAATGTCCTCACAGGAGCTGGCAAAAGAAGCTGAGCAAATAGGTGCAGTAACCCAAGAGATTCAAGGGATTGCAGACCAAACTAATTTATTGGCTCTTAATGCTGCCATTGAGGCGGCAAGAGCAGGAGAACATGGACGAGGATTTGCTGTCGTAGCTGAAGAGGTTAGAGCGTTGTCTACTAGAACCCATAATGCCACTGAGCAAATCCAAACTTCAATGGGCGAAATACAAGACACCTTACTTAAATGGTCGCAAAAAATGCAGCGAGGTAAAGATACGGCACAGACAAGCTTGCTTGCCACTCAAGATACCCTTGATATCATCAACAAAGTTTATGCGGACGTGTCAATTATCGCTGATTTCGCTACACAAATATCAACAGCAGCCGAAGAACAAAGTTTGGTGTCACAAGAAATTAGCCGAAACGTTGTTAATGTTAATAATGAAGCAGAAGCCAATTTGAAGTTGGCCGAAAATGTGGCTCAACAATCAGATAAGATTAGTGAACTATCAGAGACGTTGGCCTCAATGCCGTTGAGCTTCAAACAGTAA
- a CDS encoding glutaminase → MQTILDEIAQQMAQTLDKGEVATYIPQLAQVDPNQFAISVALPSGEMFSAGCADKHFSIQSISKVFTLTVALGRLGESIWSRVGKEPSGDPFNSIVQLEHEQGKPCNPFINAGAIAIADLLLQGHQPKETLAEIIQFIRFLADDDSIAIDEKVARSEIETGARNASLAYFMASFGHFQNPVDAVLGTYFHHCSIAMNTQQLSRAGLFLANNGINPASGYPIVSAERAKRINSLMLLCGHYDGSGEFAFRVGLPGKSGVGGGILAIAPGKASIAVWSPGLDVIGNSKLGTQALELFAAKTGWSVFGE, encoded by the coding sequence TTGCAAACGATTCTAGATGAAATAGCACAGCAAATGGCGCAAACGCTAGATAAGGGTGAGGTGGCAACATATATCCCTCAACTCGCGCAAGTTGATCCCAATCAGTTTGCCATCAGCGTAGCTCTACCAAGCGGTGAAATGTTCAGCGCCGGTTGCGCCGACAAGCACTTTTCTATCCAAAGTATATCCAAAGTTTTCACCCTGACGGTAGCCTTAGGCCGATTGGGGGAATCCATTTGGTCTCGAGTTGGCAAGGAGCCTTCGGGTGACCCGTTTAATTCAATCGTGCAGCTTGAACATGAACAGGGTAAGCCCTGCAATCCCTTTATAAATGCTGGTGCAATTGCTATTGCGGATCTCCTTTTGCAAGGCCATCAGCCCAAAGAAACCTTAGCGGAAATAATCCAATTTATACGTTTTTTAGCCGATGATGATAGCATAGCAATCGATGAGAAAGTGGCACGCTCCGAAATTGAAACAGGCGCAAGAAATGCCTCACTAGCTTATTTCATGGCATCTTTTGGTCATTTTCAAAACCCAGTTGATGCCGTGCTGGGTACCTACTTTCATCATTGTTCCATTGCCATGAATACTCAGCAGTTATCTAGAGCGGGTCTATTTTTAGCGAATAATGGAATAAATCCAGCTTCAGGCTATCCCATTGTTTCCGCCGAACGAGCAAAGCGTATCAATTCACTAATGCTATTATGTGGCCACTACGATGGTTCGGGAGAGTTCGCTTTTCGGGTAGGACTGCCGGGCAAAAGTGGAGTCGGTGGAGGAATATTGGCTATAGCTCCAGGTAAAGCGTCAATTGCCGTTTGGTCGCCTGGTTTAGACGTGATTGGAAACAGTAAACTAGGCACTCAAGCGCTTGAGCTATTTGCGGCTAAAACGGGTTGGTCGGTTTTTGGCGAATAA